agtcatgtaaatatcaatctcaattaatatatataaacatggaaaagttcgggtcactacacttacatggtgcaaaacatcaaggacatgttagtgcattagggcttcgatattctagtgattggttgtgatctgttttatgtattgtaacaaaatgaagtggttcaaactcattaatataattatggtgttaatttattaatcttgagtcaggttcctattttgcatattttatccatgaataagtaattattctaaattccgtagtcgatcacatttgtgggaacaagtgtgaggtttagactattatgaacttggattggtatacattcacgggttgaatgtggggcaaaattgcaaccaaggttcatagatacttgtgggatacaaatattggaagacccgccctcaagatttactaaatggagcctttgtggttgatcacatgtaatcttgagtaaaggcgaatatcattgtatcctctgacctgagatacatattgggttcggatatttaccaagtattgtgccttgattctttccttcactattctgaaatatggtagttcataaggaggagctcaggtataatgcaaggtatatatttaggatgtatgtagtcaagatggaatttgtccctcttattcgttgagagtcagatgtccaaGGCCTGATAAAgctaaatctaaaagagagtgatcactctgtatctcttggatttaacatgacatctaggacgaaaggatataatgaaagattcacttattcatattcgagatgggaactcgaaagggatgatgttattgaatggcacaaagtcaaaacatattgggggtgatggacggtcgttaggtggtatccatcacttgcattaatttcttatgtttctcgtgcaagtgggagattgaaggtatttcgtatgcccgagagacatattaaattaacgtggctaatgtgttttgatccaagtcgggtcatacccaataacaagcttaccgacaccttattcgtatttgatcttagcgattggatcgttgattaaatacgcgacacttgaactttaagaaaaatggttttctgaaatattacttgatgtgtatatatataaattatggaataatttatataatatggatttaattatttataggttaaataattaattaatttatgttacattttatataaattggttttatataatgaaatgtacataaaattaatatggaagtttataaaatggttttataaaatcttatttttttttataaaacatattttataaaacAAAAATGGAAGTGGCATTAGAGTCTATGCAAGCATGCCAGTTGACTAGCCATTTGTATGGTTACTTCTATTTTTGAGgtgcatattaaccaaggtttgTGGGAGACCAAAACATAAGTAAATACACATTAaaacaagcaaaaaaaaaaaactgcacaaagagCTCTCTTAAGCTGAttctggccgtggccttttggtAGCAAGAAAGggttcttaaatttttttttttttttttttttttttttgcaagctaaattcaaatgttcataaatcctaaccaaaatgggtgcataagtttggggtataacaacttgaggtttcattcttttggagctccattcatcatcatcatcttcatcacttatcaacaagcttggagtaggtataaactcttttcttgcttgtagtttgtaagtatattttatAACTTGAtcttaattgggatttaactttaaatggttaaagattaacaagtttcaaaatggtaatttacatgcttccgctatcttaattcttaaatggttttaagtatattatgaacttgttaaatcccaacagttgtACAGTTATATATGTCCTCGCGTACCTTATATTTATATTAACGCAATCACTCGTTgcctttacaatatatatatatatatatatatatatatatatatatatatatatatatatatatatacacacatatatatacatatacatatatatatatatatatatgatacgagTAATTAATTATTTCTCAAAAGCAGATGAATTCTTATGTTCAAGTTATTCGAAGAAAGTGTACATTTTTATTTAGATATACATGATCATTTTTAAATTTTTTCTAGTGACCACTCTCTACTATGTTGTTAGACCAATCTCGACCATGACGTATTTTCTTCTCATGATTAACTGTCACATCAACAATTTCTCACCATGACTAACACATGACTAGTCGTTTACAACAATGACTTACTTCCTCACCTTTTTAGGTAtatttatttagttttcatataataaatttatattttttaatttctataaaataaacaataacataattatttaagctAATAATACCCTCATCAATAAAAATAGTATTACATTTTAAATAAAACATAATTAAAACACTATACTAATAAATTAATATACGGCATAATTAAAAACAAGAACTACTCGTTTTCGTCTAACTCCTCTGCAAGTTGCTTCACGTACTTTTTCTTGATCCTCGCCCAAGCTCTCATCACCATTTCGTATTCGTCGGGAGGTAAGTCGCGTGATACTGGTTTTAAAAGAAGATTTAAACCCTTAAACATCGCGTCTCAACCTCCCCTGCTAGCTTTTCCATTTTTTGTTTCGTAACTAGTGCGGCAGCTTCCATAAATGGTGTTATCTTCTCGCACACTTCCTCGGACAATCTATGAGAAGCGGCATCCGATGAATATGAATCCCATTGGCTCTTGGTTTGACCCGGTGAACGGCATAGCGCATCGTTTGGTATGTTGaatagtaattttttttaaaatagtaatttttttaaACAGACTTGCAAAATGGAAATTTTATCAAAATCATTTCGAAAATGGTAAAACCAAACTTCCAAAGTTCGGTTTTGGTCAAACCCGAAGTCTGGAAGTTCGGTTTTGGTACTTTATTCGTTTGGTCTGTTAAATTGATGACTGGATTGGGGACGTgtcaaaaccgaagtttggaacttcgattTTGCTTTAACTTCCAGCTACCCCATTTACTGTAATTTTATCCCCCATAAATACCTTTAATTCGTAAAAATAAAAACTGGCGAATGAAAAAAGGCCACGTGGAaatcgaagtttcaaacttcggttttggtatCTGTATAAATCCAAAGTCTGATACTTCGGCTCTCACACACAAAACACATTCAAagctataaaaaaaaaattcgaaaaccctttgatttttaacaaaaaaaaatggCTCAAACGAACCAAGTACGTGCTAGATCGGAGCCGATTGATAGTTCTTTATTGTTTTTATAAGCAAAAAGGAATCATAAATCGTATGCACTATTTACAAAGAAGCTTGACGAGGAGAAGTTGATCAAACCAAGAAGAGCTGATCTGAGCTTTTGGCAGCATATTTCACGGCTACCAAACGAAACAATTGATGAGCGGGTGCAGGTGTATCTCGATAATGTGGGTTTAGGTTTAGTTTGTAAATTGGGTAAACAAAGACTAGATTGGTCATTTGTTACTGCTATGATTGAAAGATGGTGCCCGGAGACGCATACGTTTCATTTACCGATTGGTACAAAATCAttaccttatatatatattaattatttatttcaatatatattattatatattcgtaatatatatattaatttagtcaagtatataatatatatataaatatagatatatgtatatataaatatatattattagatATTTCTTATTAAAATAGtatttacatacatacatatatatatatatatatatatatatatatatatatatatatatatatatatatatatatatatatatatatatttatttatttatttatttatttatttatatatatatatatttgttattcgaataaatatatctatatatatatccgaatactatatataattcatattaatatttgtagGAGAAGCAACTGTAACGTTGCAAGACGTTCAGGTTTTATTCGGTTTACCAATAGACGGGGATGTATTCTCCAGTATTTGGTATGAAACAAATGATAGCGATTGGATACCGTTTGTCGTTACCTACTTAGGGATCGCCCCTCAGGCTATTGGTAATAGGGGTATACATAAAGGGAGGATATTAATTTCCATTTTAATAACGGAGTTGGCAGAAGATGTTGGAGACACTGTCGAGTCTCACCAACAGCGGGCTAGAGTATATATTTTAGCTATGATGGGTGGCGTTCTATTTTCTGATTCTAATGCGTATGATGTCCCTTTGAGTTTCTTGCATACCATCCTGGACTTGAGTCTAGCTAATTGTATTAGTTGGGGTAGTGCGGTTCTCGCACATCTTTATAGAAATTTGTGTAAAGCGACCACAAACTATGAAGCCAGGGCCATTAATGGTTCGCTACTTTTAGTACAACTGTGGGTGTATGAATGAATTCCATTCCTCGCGCCAATTCTCAAAAATGATGTACGAGAGATTCCAGAGGACATGCCACCGAACTGGATTCCATTGATTCGAGCACCCTATGGTTCTAGGTAATAGATCATTGTAACTTTAAACCTATAGTTCTTGTAACTATATTTAATTTTATGTGTTATTCATATGTAGGTGGCATGGTAAACGGAAGAACAAAAATACGCCAGCACATGTATTGTCTACAGTTCGCTCCCTACTTTCGGCGTTAACGCCTAGACAGGTAACATTTATTTAGTGTGAAACTATAGAAGCTATGTTAAAGTCAAAAcatttattaagtattataatatgTTGATGCAGTTTATATAGCAACCCTATGATGATTTGTTATTCGCCCGACTACCCCAGCAGTGCGCAGctgactgatagtgctccaaatgaacatatatttagtagcaatatccttccaatatgtaaagtttttagttgcaactgttctattttcaagtaatattcgtttaaataaataagtgcgaagacaaaaggcgaaaacgaagatttgaagacccaaacgtccaaaaagctcaaatgtacaagatacaattcaagtggttcaatttattgatgagaagcgtctaaaattgacaagagtacatgttgcgaaatgcaaagtacaagatattaaattatacgaaaggacgttcgaaaatctggaatcgggacatgaaccgagcatcaacgcgcaagtcatcggacctaaaattacaagtcaactatgcacaagaatataatataatatataaataattatataaattatttatatattatatttataattaaataaaacgtcgacaagctaagTTCCAAAACAAGTGTGAGCTGGATTCagtacctccgcactcgcggagctgccaggatcaaaaatgtgcctataaaagctcgagctttCTGCTGAATCCATACACCATCCCTTTTtcactcaatctctctatctatatacgatatatatatttatatttataatattaacgtttaatttaatattaataataatttgggttattgtaagaaatgttttacgggttttaaagtcggaactctgtccgtgtaacgctacgcgataaataatcactgtaagctatgttcttcctttttaaattaatgtatcgtaactaagttattattatgcttatttgagccgaagtaatcgtgatgttagactaaatattaaagacggggttattggattttgtaccataattaatgtttgaacaaaagaccgacacttgtgggcatttgactatggactattaatagatgggaggtattgtctaattgagtgacaactcattggagtctttcgaacctatcttcaaattaattaacttaataattaataatgattatggttgtcctatttagtgacattcatacggaatctattataatcatttaattaattattcgagttgggtaattgattattcagactgatcaagtgggtaaattaatattcatatctaattaaaacaagggtggattacatacagtgataactggtgtaattgttgacagaagtgataactgcgtcacagtttaaatctttaattagttggaatatttgacttcgggtataagggtaatttgacgaggacactcacactttatatttatgaccgatggactgttatggacaaaaatcagatggacatatcgaataatccaggacaaaggacaattaacccatggtaataaattaaaatcaacacgtcgaacatcatgattatagaagttcaaataagcataattcctttattttatatctcatcgcacttttatttatcgtcattttaattatcgcacttttaatcatcgcacttttatttattgtcatttactttacgctttaaaataagttgtatttatatttaatattttacattaggttttaattgtgacttaaggcataaaatcgacaaaccggtcactaaacggtaaaacccccttttataacaataataatattacttatatatatatttttatacaaatatagtttaaaataaatatagcgttaaactcagctagcttcctgtgaaacgaaccggacttactaaaaaactacactactctacgattaggtacacagcctataagtgttgtagcaaggtttaggtatatccattctatataaataaataaaacttgtatcatatttcgccgtatttcatattaaaaataagtatATTTCATACCCcttcgctcgcacatcaagtttttggcgccgctgctggggactcgacgaaacgctatatttttaatttatatatttataaatatatttatatataatttttagaaaaacaatataaaagttaaaaaaaaaaactgaacctgccgAACCAGTTTAAGCCTGCACAgttaactccgcactcgcggagcttttctggCACCAGCAGACCGCACTCGCGGAGTCGTCTGACAGGTCAACCCTAGCTGCATTAATTACAAATTTAggttaaatttttatttattatttaatttttagggtttaattaaattgttgttattaattagagtttgtttatttaattttctagttttaatatataattagtaatattaagttttaatattattattaaatttatagattaatatttttatataataataatataaaaataatattttttataaaatttgtatttttatcattttagttataatttgtatttttatcgtttatttcgtaatattcgtcgttcgtaatatatagttttaagttatagtttttgccgtagttaattttatatttctagacttttaagttttgctataaaatcccttaagtgctttttctttaaatttagaattta
This genomic window from Rutidosis leptorrhynchoides isolate AG116_Rl617_1_P2 chromosome 2, CSIRO_AGI_Rlap_v1, whole genome shotgun sequence contains:
- the LOC139889239 gene encoding serine/threonine-protein phosphatase 7 long form homolog gives rise to the protein MAQTNQKLDEEKLIKPRRADLSFWQHISRLPNETIDERVQVYLDNVGLGLVCKLGKQRLDWSFVTAMIERWCPETHTFHLPIGEATVTLQDVQVLFGLPIDGDVFSSIWYETNDSDWIPFVVTYLGIAPQAIGNRGIHKGRILISILITELAEDVGDTVESHQQRARVYILAMMGGVLFSDSNAYDVPLSFLHTILDLSLANCISWGSAVLAHLYRNLCKATTNYEARAINGSLLLVQLWHGKRKNKNTPAHVLSTVRSLLSALTPRQQPYDDLLFARLPQQCAAD